The nucleotide sequence CTCTTTCATCatgcaaaattgaaactctgtacccattaaacaacaaacaagtcctcattcttcactccccccagcctctgggaaccaccattctactttctgtctctatgaattggaccactctaagtaccttatttaagtggaatcatacaatatttgtcctttcgtgtctggcttatttcacttaacatacatatgttcaaggttcacccacgttgtagcatgtgtcagcatttccttcctttttaaggctgaataatattcctttgtatgtatgtatcacattttgtttatccattcatctattgatggatacttgggttacatccacattttggctattatgaataatgctgctgtgaacatgaggGTACAACTATCTCTTTGaaaccctgctttcagttcttttgcatatgtactcagaagtggaattgctgaatcacatagtaattctgtttttacttttttgaggaattttcATGTTCTCCATTGTGGCTGCATcatttatattcctaccaacagtgcacaatggttccaatttctctgtacagtcatgtgtcacttaacatgGGGATACGGTCtaagaaatgcatccttaggcgattttgtagttgtgtgaacatcatagagtatacttacacaaatctggatggtatagcctactacacacctaagctatatggtactaatcttattttttattttgttgtgaggaagatcagccctgagctgatatccatgtcaatcctcttttttgctgaggaagaccagccctcagctaacatctattgccaatcttcctcctttttttttccctttttttcccccaaagccccagtagatagttgtatgtcgtagttgcacatcctgctagttgctgtatgtgggacacctcctcaGCGTgtccagacaagcggtgcatcagtgtgtgcccgggatccgaacccgggcggccagtctcagagcgcgcacttaaccgctaagccatggggccggccccggtacTAATCTTATTGGACCACTGTCGTAtgtgtggtccatcgttgactgaaatgttacgtggcacatgactgtatcctCACCAACCctgtattttctggttttttgatagtagccatcctgatggctatgaggtgatatctcactgtgtttttgatttgcgtttccctgatgattagagatgtcgaacatctttcatgtgcttgttggccatttgtgtatcttctctggagaaatgtctgagACTCACTTTTAATAGAATAATTTAAGACTTTGCATTTTATTGTCAAAATTATGCATAGcttgacttttaaaaaacttttttattgtggtaaaaaactcATATAATTCATCATCTTAACTATTTCTAAGTGTGCAGTTTAGTGGTGTTAAGTCTATTCACATTGTTGTTCAAccaatctctagaactttttcattttgcaaaactgaaactctatacccattaaactcAACTTATGATATGTCATTTTGTATGTTTGTcatgtttcctttctgttttattaATGTGAAGTTTCTGgaccagcagagctgagggaacGCAAATTTGGACTGAAGCGACTCTCCTGAGGTAAGCCACCTTCTGAAGTCTTATCTTGGCTAACAGTAGGACCCTCTCCCTGACACCTCTGGGTCCACAGGGCTCCAGGGGCTCAGTGGGAGATGAAGACAGGTACCGACTTCCCCCtgaaggattggccctgggcatgTATGCACACATTGGGCCATTCTCACCCAGATGGCTCCATGCTTGGCCATTTGGAATCACTATCAGTGGAAAAGCTATTCCCACACAGGAGTGGTCAGCTTTGAAACCCTGGCCATTCTCATACACTGAAACCCTGGTACAGTTTTCTGGAGGGCAGTTTGATAGAGTGTCCATCAAAAGCCTGAGCTATGAGCCTTCTCTGACCCAGTGGTCtactaggattttattttaaaggaatataaAAACACCTCTGCAAAGATAAATACACAGAATGTTCATCACAACATTGTGTATAATAATATGAACTTGGCAACAACTTATGTGTCCAACAGTTAAAGACTGGTTGAAAAAATCAAGATCCAtctgtacagtcatgtgccacatgacATTTCGCTTAACAACATATATGACggtgcatatatgacggtggctccataagattagtaccacatagcctaggtgtgtagcaggctataccatctaggtctgtgtaagtacactctatgatgttcgcacaacaacagAATTGCCTAaggatacatttctcagaatgtattcccgtcattaagcgacacatgactgtatatgaaaATGAAGCTAAATGTAAATTGTTTATTTTCCCTGGGCATTGAAATAAGGattgtagtttattttttctccattaagAAAGTTTActcaatatatataatttttagaaagaaaaaaatttgatatATACTTTTAATTCAGCAAAAACGTAGACTAATCTGCAGGTGACGGAATTATGAGTGATTTCCGTGTTTTCAAAATGGTTTACCAACAGCATACATTACTTTTGTAATAAGATCAAAAAGTAAAAggtaattgaaaataaaaataaaatctctggaAATGGGATAGCATCGTGTGTTTTTCACCTCTATGATTGTTTCAGGTCAACCCCATGGCTATTCCATGTGATTCAAATGAAACTTCCTATTTGCTACCTCCAAACAGTGAGGACTGGGAAGGGCATGGCATTCCTGACTTTGTGTATCGGCAGGAGGAGCTCAGGCTGGAAGGGATTCAGTGGCCGGGGAAAGCACCCAGCCTCCCGGGCACGCCACCGCTGTCCCGCTTCGACTCTGCACTCTGCTCTGCCTGGAGGCAGCggatggagctgggcttgttccgCTACCACCTGGGGGAGCTGCAGACCAAAACCCTCCCGGGTGCTGTGGGGTTTGTGGCTCAGCTGAACGTGGAGCGAGGTGTGCAGAGGAGGCGCCCCCAGAACATCAGGAGCGTGAGGCAGGCGTTCGACCCTGAACAGTTTAACTTCAGCAAGATCCAGCCAGGAGAAGTCCTCTTCCGATTGCACCGGGAGCCCCATCTCCCTGGTGCCCTCCAGCAGGAGGACATCCTCGTGGTGATCAACGTCAGCCCTTTGGAGTGGGGCCACGTGCTGCTGGTGCCCGAGCCCGCTTGCGGGCTCCCCCAGCGCCTGCTGCCAGGGGCACTGCAGGCCGGGGTTGAGGCTGTGCTGCTGAGCTCACACCCGGGCTTCCGTGTCGGCTTCAACAGCCTGGGGGGCTTGGCCTCGGTGAACCACCTCCACCTGCATGGCTACTACCTGGCCCACAGACTGCCCGTGGAGGGGGCACCCAGCGAGCCCCTGGACCCTGGGGGTCATTTGCATCTGCTCCaggctcttccagctcctggcttCCTCTTTTACACTAGCGGGCCAGGGCCTGAATTGGAAGCCTTGATAAGCAGGGTATGTCGGGCTACTGACTACCTGACTGACCATGAGATTGCACATAACTTGTTTGTGACTCGGGGGGCCCTACCAGGAAACACATCACCTTCCTCAGCCCTCACGGGGGTCCGAGTAATTCTGTGGGCCCGGAAGTCCAGCTTTGGGATAAAGGAAGGTGAGGCATTCAATGTTGCCCTCTGTGAACTAGCTGGGCACCTCCCTGTCAAAACATCCCAAGACTTCAGCAGCCTGACAGAGGCAGCCGCTCTGGCCCTCATCCAGGACTGtctgctgcccccagcccaggcagaagaGGTGCAGGCAGCACTGGTGGCCTTGACAGCCCAGGAGGAGCAGTAATCCTTCCAGAAGTATTTATTTTCTAACTGATCTAAGTCCCTTTCCAGAGAGCTGTGTGTAATGGTCATTTTCATAACTGCCTTCTCATCTATCTCAGCCTAAGGGGAAGGATAAAGATCTGATAAGCGGTCTCTTAAAGAGGAGAAACCTTGGAATAAATCGAATGAATGAGCACTCATGGATGTATCTCCTGCTTCTCACCTGTCTTCCTGGACAAGCCCCAGGGACGTCAAACCTATTAAGAAGGGAGTGTGCACAAGAGTTACATACTCCTGACTTTATGTCTggccttttctcttcctttcttatcAAATCTTAGCAAAATGATAGTTTATGTGCCTCTGGCATTGTGCCCCCCTTCCTCTGTTCTCccctctgctctctctgcctttgcccaccagagttttatttcttcatctctcCCCTACATTTGGCCCTGCTCCAGATGCCTGTTTATAGCACATTCTTCACCTACCTGGCCACCTTGAAGTTTCCTCCAGCCCCCAACACTGAGCTCAGTGTTCTTCACATATGTCATCTCATGTGAAAACAAGGTGTCCTCACAACTTCGAAGGTGCGGGTCCTCTTCATactccatttaacagatgaagagaCCCAGACTGACAGAGATTTAAGAGCTTGTCCAAGGTCAGACAGCTCCTACATAGTAGCACAGGCAGGCAGACACCAGAAGCTGAGTTGGGTCTGTGCACTTGTGACTGTCTATCCAGGCAGTGGCTCCCATAGCAGTGGTGCAGTCCCTAACAGTTCTCGGGCCCTGAGCTGAGGCCCAGCTCCCCGGGTAGTTGGCTTTCTCTGCCCAGGCCTCTATGAAGCTCGTATATATAGGATTTTAGAGGTTTAGTATCCCAAAAGACATTATAAAGTCTCGTTGGGATAAAGTAGAATATGCACCATGACacatttcataagaaaaacagtttaacatttaaatgtaaatttatatgtttaatatttaaatttctctCCAAAAAACTGTCACCCTCGTGTTTTTGGCAATTGCAGTAATTTTAGCTTAATGCCACTTTCTGCACCCCTTTGCATATACAAGCTCCAATAACATCACTTGCTTTTGCTTGCTCACTCTCTGAAGGGAGTGCAGATGACCATTACAGCAGAGTGGATTTTGTGTCCAAGGTGATGAGCCCAAATATCAGGATTTCCTAGTTTTTCCCTAGGACTGATGTTCAGAGTAAAGCCTCATCTGGCCCAAATAAGTTttcataaaaaagaggaaaaaagtcaaATAGGTTTTCTTTATGGTGGTACTTCTCAGCCATTTATATACTCTGTGAATCACCAACAAGGGGATTTAGACGGAAGCTTGAGTATGGAACACTGAGGGGACCCTTTGTTCTCCGAGCCCTGGGCTTTGAGCCTGGTCAGAAGGGCCGATCCTGTCCAGAGCCTCTGCAGCTCTTCGCTTACGTTTTGATGGAGGGCCTCATGTACTAAGGGGTTTTGGACTTGATCTAATGGAAAACCTTGAAGAGTTTTAAATTGGGGAGtaacagatttgcattttaggaagAATGCTTAAGCTgccatggatggatggatggagggaagaATTGAATCAGGGAGACCAATTAAGAGGTTGCTGAATGGTGGTAATTCAGGCAAGAAATGATGGTTCAggtcctagaacagtgcctggaacactaaatatttgtcaaaagaatgagaaaaatgagtATCCTAGAAGCCAAGGGACTCCAAAGCATTTCAAGGAGGAGGTAATTGAGAGTATCGTGCTGAAGAAAGATCAAGAAGTCTGAATCAGAAAATGTCCATGTCTTTTCAAAGGAGGGAAATTTTTAGTGTCCCATAGGTTGAGCCACATGGTACTCTTAAGGTGACAAGTTGGGCTGAGTTTGGTGGAGGCGGCGATCAGAAGTCAGACAAAGTGGATGGACGTCAGGAAGAGGAGGCgtcaatgttaccacaataaactgaaaaaaaaaaagaagaggagatagTGAAGGAGCCTCTGATAAGACGGTTCTGTTATTCCTTAGTGGAGCTGGGTGAGCGCCTGGCGAGCATGTGTGCTAATCACGGCTGTCCCCAATGCAAGGACTGTGCTCAAGGTATggttactaaaaaaattaaaggcaaGCAGATATTTTTCCCTAACACAGAGTTGGCCAAATTCTGGGCTTGGCCTGCGGGTTCAAGGAAGGATGAGGGTAGGGCTTGTGCGAACTGACCTCAAAGCGGAAGGACTACAAGTCCCATGATGCCGCCTGTCAGCTGCTGCTGGGCTGGCTTGCGCTTCTGCCGCCAGCCCAGGGCGAACGATTCCGGGCCCCGCCCAAGACGGCCTCAGCGGACGCCCGAGTGGGTGCGGTTCCCGGGGAGGCCCCGCCCCCAGAGCGCTTCTCCAATGGGGGCCGCCCTCGTGTCCATGgcgacggcggcggcggcggcggctgctgcCGGCTTGCGGGAggaggcgccgccgccgccgggatCTTCCAGCCAGGAGTGAACCTCGGGTGGGGCGCGGGCTCCCCCTCGCAATCGGCGGTGACAGCCAGTCCTGCGGAACAAGGAGGCGGTCCCCTAGCCCCTGCAACGACCGAGAAGGAGCAGGAGGCGGGCTGAAGGCGGCCATGAGTGACTAGCTGAGTCCAGCCCCAGGACGCTAGAGGCGGACCCAgcagcccctcctctcctccgaACCTCGGGTGGGCAGTGTCCGCCGGAGGCTCCCCTTCCGCCGTTAGAGCCCAAGGGGTCTTAGCCATCGGGTGCCTGGCCCCAGTCTGTACACATGGAGAAACTGAGTCATGAGACAGGGAAAGGGCCAGCCTAGGGGACCTTTGGTCTTCAGCTGTATCTGAAAAGCGAAGGTTCCCCCAGCGCTCCCAGCCATCCCCCATCCCGTTCAAGAAGAAAAAAGCTATGTTCATGGCCCTTGCCGGCTCTCTTCAGCTCCTGCATGCACCCCAGTGGGTTGTATGGAGTGATCTTGGATGATTGGGACTTGTCAGTAAATCCAACATCTCATTGGCATCCCATGGCCCCCATTACCTACTTGGGAACATCCCATTCT is from Diceros bicornis minor isolate mBicDic1 chromosome 5, mDicBic1.mat.cur, whole genome shotgun sequence and encodes:
- the GDPGP1 gene encoding GDP-D-glucose phosphorylase 1, which gives rise to MAIPCDSNETSYLLPPNSEDWEGHGIPDFVYRQEELRLEGIQWPGKAPSLPGTPPLSRFDSALCSAWRQRMELGLFRYHLGELQTKTLPGAVGFVAQLNVERGVQRRRPQNIRSVRQAFDPEQFNFSKIQPGEVLFRLHREPHLPGALQQEDILVVINVSPLEWGHVLLVPEPACGLPQRLLPGALQAGVEAVLLSSHPGFRVGFNSLGGLASVNHLHLHGYYLAHRLPVEGAPSEPLDPGGHLHLLQALPAPGFLFYTSGPGPELEALISRVCRATDYLTDHEIAHNLFVTRGALPGNTSPSSALTGVRVILWARKSSFGIKEGEAFNVALCELAGHLPVKTSQDFSSLTEAAALALIQDCLLPPAQAEEVQAALVALTAQEEQ